One window from the genome of Rufibacter tibetensis encodes:
- a CDS encoding DUF4394 domain-containing protein: MKNKNRFLFLASGLLSLSTLFTSCSEDALESKDGLNANAIAEAKVKNDLTFYALTNNNQLVMYSTSGKVRETGAVNITGLGSGERILAIDFRPATGQLYGVSNQSLLYVINQNTGVATRVSNTPFSPAINGTQVGFDFNPTVDRIRLVTDETQNLRLHPETGARVAIDGNLNPGSPEVVAVAYTNSMAGATSTTLYDIDVKTDKLYIQNPPNAGTLVEVGRLNVQAVGEGGFDIAPDNSIAIAALFGRGGGTENQKEDSNGNKYRFYSIDLATGKAMNLGKTDRMIIGVAIPTNPVAYGVDATNNLLIFNPYNASMVISKPITGLQSGEKVLGIDMRPATSQLYALGSTNRIYTVNLATGMFTAVGGPFTPALSGEFFGFDFNPTVDRIRVVSNTGQNLRLNPITGMVAAVDGMLTQGASVDASAYTNNFAGATSTMLYNIDYGTDALNLQSPPNDGVQVMKGSLGVATGPNNGFDIGGVTGTALALLQTGGQSGIYRINLSTGTATKVSSLSRMPMSFALGLGF; encoded by the coding sequence ATGAAAAACAAAAACCGCTTTCTTTTTCTGGCTTCCGGCCTGCTTTCCCTCTCCACCCTTTTCACGTCCTGTTCAGAAGACGCTCTTGAATCAAAAGACGGACTTAACGCGAATGCCATTGCCGAAGCAAAAGTAAAGAATGACCTGACCTTCTATGCGTTGACCAATAACAACCAACTGGTGATGTACAGCACCAGCGGAAAAGTGCGGGAAACGGGAGCAGTAAACATTACGGGCTTGGGAAGCGGCGAAAGGATATTGGCCATTGATTTCCGCCCGGCTACCGGACAACTCTATGGGGTGAGTAACCAAAGCCTGTTGTATGTCATCAACCAAAACACTGGTGTTGCCACCCGGGTAAGCAACACTCCCTTCAGCCCAGCCATTAATGGAACCCAGGTAGGCTTTGACTTCAACCCTACCGTAGACCGCATCAGGCTGGTGACAGATGAAACACAGAACCTTCGTTTACACCCTGAAACTGGTGCCCGGGTAGCCATTGACGGCAACCTGAACCCTGGCAGCCCTGAGGTAGTAGCCGTAGCCTATACCAACAGCATGGCCGGCGCCACGTCTACCACCCTTTATGACATAGATGTAAAAACCGACAAGCTCTATATCCAAAACCCGCCCAATGCAGGTACACTGGTAGAGGTAGGACGCCTGAACGTGCAGGCAGTAGGCGAAGGCGGCTTTGACATAGCCCCAGATAATTCCATTGCCATAGCCGCTTTGTTTGGCCGCGGTGGTGGCACCGAAAACCAGAAAGAAGACTCTAACGGAAACAAATACCGTTTCTACAGCATTGACCTGGCCACCGGCAAAGCCATGAACCTGGGCAAAACAGACCGTATGATCATTGGGGTGGCTATTCCCACAAACCCGGTAGCCTACGGGGTAGATGCTACTAACAACCTGTTGATCTTCAACCCTTATAATGCGTCCATGGTCATTTCTAAACCTATTACCGGCCTGCAATCCGGCGAAAAAGTTCTAGGAATTGACATGCGTCCGGCTACTTCTCAGCTGTATGCTCTGGGCAGCACCAACCGAATCTACACTGTTAACTTAGCAACCGGGATGTTTACGGCCGTAGGAGGTCCGTTTACCCCTGCCCTTTCCGGCGAATTCTTCGGCTTTGATTTCAACCCAACAGTAGACAGAATCAGGGTAGTGAGCAACACCGGTCAGAACCTGCGCCTGAACCCTATCACCGGCATGGTAGCAGCCGTTGACGGCATGCTCACGCAAGGTGCCTCTGTTGATGCCAGTGCGTACACCAACAATTTTGCCGGTGCTACCTCCACCATGCTCTACAACATTGATTACGGAACAGACGCCCTTAACCTGCAAAGCCCTCCTAATGATGGTGTGCAAGTGATGAAAGGTAGCTTAGGCGTAGCCACAGGCCCCAACAATGGATTTGATATTGGCGGCGTAACTGGTACTGCCCTCGCCTTGCTGCAGACCGGAGGCCAATCTGGTATTTACAGAATCAACCTAAGCACCGGAACTGCCACCAAGGTTTCTTCTCTTTCCAGAATGCCAATGAGCTTTGCCCTAGGTTTAGGCTTCTAA
- a CDS encoding OmpA family protein encodes MKNLTILFVLILSGFTFACSESGKRIENADSVAEMATNDTAVLYRDEAVWENIDFDAPVVNVPDLAGSDVTVRGNDSVTIYQASQDILFDVDKAEIKESGKASLQKIAANIKERTQGEGMIRVFGFTDSTASKEYNMELGKERAKAVEDWMTSNAGFEGDRIKVISKGQQDPIATNKTAEGRQQNRRVEIVVLKGQAND; translated from the coding sequence ATGAAAAATCTAACTATACTTTTTGTTCTGATCTTATCAGGATTCACGTTTGCCTGCAGCGAATCTGGCAAACGAATTGAAAACGCTGATTCTGTGGCAGAGATGGCTACAAATGATACGGCTGTGCTATACAGAGACGAAGCAGTCTGGGAAAACATAGATTTTGATGCTCCCGTTGTAAATGTACCTGACCTGGCCGGTTCAGATGTGACGGTGCGCGGCAATGACTCCGTCACCATTTACCAGGCCAGCCAGGATATTTTATTTGACGTGGATAAAGCGGAAATAAAGGAATCTGGAAAAGCGAGTTTACAAAAGATAGCTGCCAACATAAAAGAACGTACCCAGGGCGAGGGGATGATCCGGGTGTTTGGCTTTACAGACTCTACCGCCAGCAAAGAATACAACATGGAACTAGGGAAGGAGCGGGCCAAAGCAGTAGAAGATTGGATGACCTCTAACGCTGGATTCGAAGGTGACAGAATCAAGGTAATCTCAAAAGGCCAGCAAGATCCCATTGCTACGAATAAAACTGCCGAAGGACGTCAGCAAAACCGACGGGTGGAGATTGTGGTGTTGAAAGGACAGGCGAACGACTAG
- a CDS encoding YceI family protein, translating into MATVKWSLDPLHSEVQFKVKHLMITTVTGYFQSFNVEVETEEEDFSQASNILFTADVNSINTNNEQRDTHLKSSEFFDTDTHGDIRFVGNHYEQTSSDTARLHGDLTIKGLTKPVSVDVEFGGTVIDPYGQTKAGFTVTGKISRKEFDLTWNAVTEAGSVVVSDDIRVNAEIQLVKQA; encoded by the coding sequence ATGGCTACCGTAAAATGGTCTTTGGATCCTCTGCATAGTGAAGTGCAGTTCAAAGTGAAACACCTAATGATTACCACTGTCACGGGGTACTTTCAGAGTTTTAATGTAGAGGTAGAAACCGAGGAGGAAGATTTCTCACAAGCCAGCAACATCCTTTTTACTGCCGATGTAAATTCCATTAACACCAACAACGAGCAACGCGACACCCACCTGAAGTCTTCTGAGTTCTTTGACACTGACACCCACGGCGACATTAGGTTTGTAGGAAACCACTATGAACAAACCAGTTCCGATACGGCCCGCCTGCACGGCGACCTCACCATCAAGGGCCTTACTAAACCCGTTTCAGTGGACGTGGAATTTGGCGGTACTGTGATAGACCCCTATGGACAAACTAAGGCTGGTTTCACCGTTACTGGTAAAATAAGCCGCAAGGAATTTGACCTAACCTGGAATGCTGTAACAGAGGCAGGTAGTGTGGTGGTCAGCGATGACATTCGGGTGAATGCTGAGATACAGTTAGTAAAACAAGCTTGA
- a CDS encoding YpdA family putative bacillithiol disulfide reductase: MRTPSEFDLVIIGAGPIGLTCGIEAQKAGLSYVIIDKGALVNSLYNYPVTMTFFSTSEKLEIGGVPFISDNPKPRRNEALEYYRRVTLKFNLNLRLFEEVLSVQKTKNRFEVETVKGTYHARKVIISTGFYDLPALMGIPGEDLPHVTHYYKDPHYYALQKVVVVGASNSSVDAALETYRKGAEVTMVVRGPEIGRRVKYWVRPDVENRISEGSIKAHFNSCITAIRPGEVDVMTPEGLITIENDFVLALTGYKPNFDLLRKFGVELSPDEKLYPQHNTQTMETNQQGLYLAGVVCGGMDTHLWFIENSRDHAEKIVQHIVEQDRLS; the protein is encoded by the coding sequence ATGCGTACTCCTTCAGAATTTGACCTTGTGATTATTGGCGCGGGGCCCATTGGCTTAACGTGTGGCATAGAGGCTCAAAAAGCGGGCCTCTCCTACGTGATTATTGACAAAGGCGCCTTGGTGAACTCGTTGTACAACTACCCGGTGACCATGACGTTTTTCTCTACCTCTGAGAAACTGGAGATTGGCGGAGTTCCTTTCATTTCAGACAATCCCAAGCCGCGCCGGAACGAGGCCCTGGAGTATTACCGTCGGGTGACGCTCAAATTCAACCTGAACCTGCGGTTGTTTGAAGAAGTGCTTTCAGTGCAGAAAACCAAAAACAGGTTTGAAGTGGAGACGGTCAAAGGCACTTACCACGCCCGCAAAGTGATCATCTCCACCGGTTTCTATGATTTACCGGCGTTGATGGGCATTCCCGGCGAAGACCTGCCGCACGTAACGCACTACTACAAAGACCCCCATTATTATGCGTTGCAGAAAGTAGTGGTGGTGGGGGCCAGCAACTCCTCAGTAGATGCCGCTTTGGAAACATACCGTAAAGGTGCCGAAGTCACCATGGTAGTGCGCGGACCCGAGATTGGCCGCCGGGTGAAGTACTGGGTACGCCCAGACGTAGAAAACCGTATTTCTGAAGGCAGCATCAAGGCCCACTTCAATTCCTGTATCACCGCCATCAGGCCGGGGGAAGTGGATGTCATGACGCCGGAAGGATTGATCACCATTGAAAACGATTTCGTGCTGGCGCTTACCGGTTACAAACCCAATTTTGACTTGCTCCGGAAGTTTGGCGTGGAGCTTTCTCCCGATGAAAAGTTATACCCGCAGCACAACACCCAAACCATGGAAACAAACCAGCAAGGTCTTTACCTGGCAGGCGTAGTCTGCGGTGGTATGGACACCCACCTTTGGTTTATTGAAAACTCCCGTGACCATGCCGAAAAGATTGTGCAGCATATTGTAGAGCAGGACAGACTATCCTGA
- a CDS encoding AAA family ATPase: MPHLLDAFAEYADFCRMRYFILSFDKLPSSLSFNTPLKESKESMERVMAALDFQKLTLKEVFKYWNTEDDKDADSLNDYPYQYLLKSETKELVLWISLSTGGLFVDFLYDASDLDLEQEVISMNTILRENFGTNKSPTFKVLTHNSSSFNTEDVKSEFLKVNIEELYNDDFMEVNAIIERAIGQEKSGLILLHGVPGTGKTSYIKNLLSRFHENNFIFIQNEFVQDLLKPEFISFLLKNRNSILVIEDAEKVITTRENISENSVVSTILQLTDGLFSDYLNIKIICTFNTTIEKVDKALLRKGRLIATYEFKPLSVEKSNKLLETLGHSTTNTEMALADIFNFEEKAFDTTGTKKKIGF, translated from the coding sequence ATGCCTCATTTATTAGATGCATTTGCTGAATACGCTGATTTCTGCAGAATGCGCTATTTTATCCTCAGTTTTGATAAACTCCCTTCTTCTCTGAGCTTTAATACTCCATTAAAGGAAAGCAAAGAATCTATGGAGAGAGTCATGGCTGCCCTGGACTTCCAAAAACTAACCCTAAAAGAGGTGTTTAAATACTGGAATACAGAAGATGACAAAGATGCGGACTCCTTAAACGACTACCCTTACCAGTACTTGTTGAAGAGCGAAACAAAAGAATTGGTTCTCTGGATTTCTTTATCAACCGGCGGCTTATTTGTAGATTTTCTCTATGATGCGTCTGATCTTGACCTTGAGCAGGAAGTGATTTCCATGAACACAATCTTGCGGGAAAATTTTGGCACAAACAAATCTCCTACCTTCAAGGTACTAACGCATAACTCTAGTTCTTTTAACACAGAAGACGTGAAAAGCGAGTTTCTGAAAGTCAACATAGAAGAGTTGTACAACGATGATTTCATGGAGGTCAACGCCATCATTGAAAGGGCAATAGGGCAGGAAAAATCAGGATTGATTCTATTACATGGGGTGCCCGGCACCGGAAAGACTTCTTATATAAAGAACCTGCTCTCCCGGTTCCATGAAAACAACTTCATCTTTATACAGAATGAGTTTGTACAGGATCTCTTGAAGCCTGAATTTATCTCTTTCTTATTGAAAAACCGAAATTCAATTCTGGTTATTGAAGATGCAGAGAAAGTGATTACCACCAGAGAAAACATCAGTGAGAACTCAGTGGTGTCTACCATTCTGCAACTGACAGACGGGCTTTTCAGCGATTATCTGAACATAAAGATCATCTGCACCTTCAATACTACTATTGAGAAAGTAGACAAAGCCTTGCTTCGGAAAGGCCGGTTGATTGCAACGTATGAGTTTAAGCCCCTTTCTGTAGAAAAATCAAATAAACTGCTGGAAACGTTGGGGCATAGCACAACCAATACTGAGATGGCGTTAGCAGACATCTTCAATTTTGAGGAAAAAGCATTTGATACAACTGGCACTAAAAAGAAAATAGGCTTTTAG
- a CDS encoding FUSC family membrane protein, which translates to MNRKVRELQYFFYSQNFYDGIRVTIAALVPALLMSYLGHFEMGIAISLGAIGVSLADSPGPMLHKRNGMLAGIGVCTLVALLTGFARMNVYTLGLEILVVSFVLSMLLVYGMRASFIGMGGLLVLVLTMDRALTPEMVLVNSALVMSGGVWYLLLSLVTNKVLPYRPAQQELGECIREVAKFVRLKAAFYLPGTDVDQTYRQLISQQILVNEKQALVREMLFKSRQIVKESTEAGRTLVMTFVDMVDIYEQVTAIHYDYTAIRERFGATGILPEIGHFIEFLADELDNIGFAIQANLKHRNQPDVMGKLDTLKAKIDAIGEQQGQSGNLVLKKIFVNIRTIVQRLTAIRTYFSAHSDQVQRRVKELEFAPFLSHQTIDPKVFWNNLTFESSVFRFSFRVALVSLFAYSLTKIFPYGQHSYWVLLTVIFLLKPAFSLTKQRNIQRVIGTVVGGAIGLLILYLVQDERLQFVFLLLFMTGFYSVQRINYVLSVILMTPFMLILFNFLGGGSLAIVQERVVDTVVGCAIAFASTYFVFPNWESKQVGKFMQAALKANLRYLQVLTDLFAGKDVQEVEYKLARKEVYVSSANLSAAFQRMTGEPKSKQLNGRDIYQFVVLNHILSSYIATIVSARLRQETGSYPNKTFLRTLRRATISLTDALKTLDPTYVVPEVVSKTNEPEGQEKTEFTSDEQLLKEQLEFIRKVSAELLKITAAIQGVPAQAEITPAYS; encoded by the coding sequence ATGAACAGGAAAGTCCGGGAGCTACAGTATTTCTTCTACAGTCAGAACTTCTATGATGGCATCAGAGTCACCATTGCAGCGCTGGTACCCGCACTTTTGATGTCATACTTGGGGCATTTTGAAATGGGAATCGCCATTTCTTTGGGGGCTATTGGTGTGAGTTTGGCAGATTCGCCCGGACCCATGCTCCACAAAAGAAACGGAATGCTTGCAGGTATTGGGGTTTGCACGCTGGTGGCTTTGCTGACAGGCTTCGCCCGGATGAACGTGTACACCCTGGGGCTGGAGATTCTGGTCGTCAGCTTTGTGTTGTCAATGTTGCTGGTGTACGGCATGCGGGCTTCGTTCATTGGCATGGGCGGTTTGCTGGTGCTCGTTTTAACCATGGACCGGGCACTTACCCCAGAGATGGTGTTGGTGAACAGTGCCCTGGTCATGAGCGGTGGGGTGTGGTACCTGCTGCTTAGTTTAGTAACCAACAAGGTGTTGCCTTATAGACCGGCCCAGCAGGAACTGGGAGAATGTATAAGGGAAGTAGCCAAATTCGTTCGGCTGAAAGCCGCCTTTTACCTGCCCGGTACAGATGTAGACCAGACCTACCGGCAGCTTATTTCGCAACAGATTCTGGTAAATGAGAAGCAGGCCTTGGTGCGCGAGATGCTGTTTAAGAGCCGGCAGATTGTAAAGGAATCTACGGAGGCAGGCCGCACGCTGGTCATGACCTTTGTGGACATGGTAGACATATATGAGCAGGTAACGGCTATTCATTATGATTACACCGCCATCAGGGAGCGGTTTGGGGCCACGGGCATCTTGCCGGAGATAGGTCACTTTATTGAATTCCTGGCAGATGAACTGGACAACATTGGGTTTGCCATTCAAGCCAACCTGAAGCACAGAAACCAGCCTGACGTAATGGGCAAACTGGACACCCTTAAAGCAAAGATTGATGCCATTGGGGAGCAGCAGGGTCAAAGCGGGAACCTGGTGCTGAAGAAGATCTTTGTGAACATCAGGACCATTGTCCAGCGCTTAACTGCTATAAGAACGTACTTCAGCGCCCATTCAGACCAGGTGCAGCGCAGGGTGAAGGAGCTGGAGTTTGCCCCGTTTTTGTCGCACCAGACCATAGACCCCAAGGTATTCTGGAACAACTTAACCTTTGAATCATCGGTGTTCAGGTTTTCTTTTAGGGTGGCGCTGGTGTCTTTGTTTGCCTACTCGCTCACTAAAATCTTCCCCTATGGGCAGCACAGTTACTGGGTCTTATTGACGGTCATCTTCCTGTTGAAACCCGCCTTCAGCTTGACCAAACAGCGGAACATCCAGCGGGTGATTGGCACGGTGGTGGGTGGAGCCATTGGATTGCTGATCTTGTATCTGGTGCAGGATGAGCGGCTGCAGTTTGTGTTCCTGCTTCTTTTCATGACCGGTTTCTACAGCGTGCAGCGCATCAATTATGTGCTAAGCGTCATTCTCATGACCCCCTTCATGCTGATCCTGTTCAATTTTCTGGGCGGCGGAAGTCTGGCCATTGTGCAGGAGCGGGTGGTAGATACCGTAGTGGGCTGCGCCATTGCCTTTGCCTCTACGTATTTTGTTTTTCCTAACTGGGAGTCTAAACAGGTAGGCAAATTCATGCAGGCGGCGCTCAAAGCCAATCTGCGGTACCTGCAGGTGTTAACCGATTTGTTCGCCGGAAAAGACGTGCAGGAAGTGGAGTACAAACTGGCCCGAAAAGAAGTGTACGTGAGTTCTGCCAACCTGTCGGCGGCGTTCCAGCGCATGACCGGAGAGCCTAAAAGCAAGCAGCTCAATGGCCGTGACATCTACCAGTTTGTGGTGCTCAACCACATTTTATCCTCCTACATTGCCACCATTGTATCGGCTAGGCTCCGGCAAGAAACCGGGAGCTATCCTAACAAAACCTTTCTCCGAACCCTGAGGCGTGCCACAATATCTCTCACCGACGCCTTGAAAACCCTGGATCCTACCTATGTAGTGCCTGAAGTTGTAAGCAAAACCAATGAACCCGAAGGTCAGGAAAAGACAGAATTTACCTCAGACGAACAATTGCTGAAAGAGCAGCTCGAGTTCATTAGAAAGGTAAGTGCAGAACTCCTGAAGATCACCGCTGCCATTCAAGGAGTACCGGCCCAGGCAGAAATTACCCCCGCTTATTCCTGA
- a CDS encoding Panacea domain-containing protein — translation MENALAVANFFIKKSFDTGEPVTNMKLVKLVYIAHGWYLGLSGQPLLSEPVEAWKYGPVVPSVYYSFKDFGGDAIRQMATGFNSNEMAPVTLTDAELVPFLEKIWEVYGQYSGIDLSAMTHQDNTPWKMVWDTQGKHTNNVIIPNDLIKEYYQKLVNAPHATQSA, via the coding sequence ATGGAAAATGCTCTTGCAGTTGCCAACTTCTTTATAAAGAAGTCTTTTGACACCGGCGAACCCGTGACCAATATGAAGCTTGTAAAGCTGGTGTATATTGCCCACGGGTGGTATCTGGGTTTGTCTGGGCAACCGTTGTTAAGTGAACCAGTTGAAGCCTGGAAATATGGCCCTGTAGTGCCTTCCGTTTACTACAGTTTCAAAGATTTCGGGGGCGATGCCATTAGGCAGATGGCCACCGGTTTTAATTCAAATGAAATGGCGCCCGTGACCCTGACCGATGCGGAGCTGGTGCCCTTTTTAGAAAAGATTTGGGAAGTCTACGGCCAGTATTCAGGCATAGACCTTTCTGCCATGACCCATCAGGATAATACGCCTTGGAAGATGGTCTGGGACACGCAGGGCAAACATACCAATAACGTGATCATTCCCAACGACCTCATCAAGGAGTATTACCAGAAGTTAGTAAATGCCCCCCATGCAACCCAATCAGCCTAA
- a CDS encoding SDR family oxidoreductase, with translation MSQDVAYAAVYLGSDEARYVTGIELTIDGGILAGAFATPDN, from the coding sequence ATGTCCCAGGATGTTGCCTATGCCGCAGTGTATCTTGGCTCTGATGAAGCTCGGTACGTGACCGGCATTGAACTAACCATAGATGGTGGAATACTGGCAGGTGCCTTCGCAACTCCCGACAACTGA
- a CDS encoding GAF domain-containing protein codes for MEMINTFGIDIIPENEEGRVKKLHKYQVLDIDTEGPFNHIAALASHLFRVPIALVSFVDSDRVWFKGNVGMEGVKEISRGESLCSLAILQEEMTLFKDALKEPCLLTNPLVAGEFGLRFYAAVPLKTHDGYNIGSVCIVDKEPREFTTDDQITLEYMGKLVMDELELWKCKLYFQNQA; via the coding sequence ATGGAAATGATTAATACTTTTGGGATTGACATCATCCCTGAAAACGAGGAAGGGCGAGTAAAAAAGCTTCACAAATATCAAGTACTAGACATTGACACCGAAGGGCCCTTCAATCATATTGCGGCTCTAGCTTCCCATCTCTTTAGGGTGCCCATTGCATTAGTTTCTTTTGTAGATTCTGACCGGGTTTGGTTTAAGGGAAATGTGGGCATGGAAGGAGTGAAGGAGATAAGCAGAGGAGAGAGCCTTTGTTCTCTGGCAATCTTACAGGAAGAAATGACCCTTTTCAAAGATGCTTTGAAAGAACCTTGCCTGTTAACCAACCCTTTGGTAGCGGGTGAGTTTGGCCTTAGGTTTTACGCAGCAGTTCCCCTGAAAACCCATGACGGTTACAACATAGGATCTGTTTGTATTGTAGACAAAGAACCCCGGGAGTTTACCACCGATGATCAGATTACCCTGGAGTACATGGGCAAACTGGTGATGGATGAGCTGGAACTCTGGAAATGCAAGCTGTATTTCCAAAATCAGGCATAA
- a CDS encoding glycoside hydrolase family 28 protein has protein sequence MAIIISLVALAGFTAAPDSKEAILKRIKAPMIPNKQINITQFKGSSNNGNNWKPAFDQAMQKARKGKGGRIVVPAGTYKINGPIHFQSNTELHLQEGALLVFSAEADHYLPVVKTTWEGTFLYNYSPFIYGIGLKNVAITGKGTIKAEAAETWAKWRDQQKPAQDESRDMNHKQVPVEKRVFGKGWFLRPQLIQFFECENVLIEDIKIEDSPFWCIHPVLCKNVIVRGVQFNAHNLNNDGIDPEYSEDVLIENISFNNGDDNIAIKAGRDHDGRASKRSSQNIVIRNCKFMGLHGVVMGSEMSAGVRNVFIDDCSFAGKLKRGIYLKSNADRGGEIANIFVNNVSFGEVEDCIMITSKYKNEGQGYQTDIHDIYFNNITCQKATGTGILVEGFEEKKVRNLSLKNISIEKVNVPISITNAEGVEMQDVWFGGKKGLTTSK, from the coding sequence GTGGCGATAATAATTTCTTTAGTGGCTCTGGCTGGTTTCACTGCCGCTCCGGATTCTAAAGAAGCAATCTTGAAACGCATCAAGGCTCCGATGATTCCTAACAAGCAAATCAACATCACGCAATTCAAAGGTTCTTCCAATAACGGCAACAACTGGAAGCCAGCTTTTGACCAGGCCATGCAAAAAGCCAGGAAAGGCAAAGGCGGTCGCATTGTGGTACCCGCAGGTACATACAAAATCAACGGTCCTATCCACTTTCAATCTAACACCGAGCTGCATTTGCAGGAAGGAGCTTTGCTTGTGTTCAGCGCCGAGGCCGACCATTACCTGCCCGTAGTGAAAACCACCTGGGAAGGCACATTCCTCTACAACTACAGTCCCTTTATTTATGGAATCGGGTTGAAGAACGTAGCCATCACGGGTAAAGGCACCATCAAAGCTGAGGCAGCCGAGACCTGGGCCAAATGGCGCGACCAACAGAAACCCGCCCAGGACGAGAGCCGCGACATGAACCACAAACAAGTGCCGGTAGAAAAGCGGGTGTTTGGCAAAGGATGGTTCCTGCGTCCGCAGTTGATTCAGTTCTTTGAATGCGAAAACGTGCTCATTGAAGACATAAAGATTGAAGATTCACCTTTCTGGTGCATCCACCCGGTGTTGTGCAAAAATGTGATTGTGCGAGGCGTGCAGTTCAATGCCCATAACCTGAACAACGACGGCATTGACCCCGAATACTCTGAAGATGTGCTGATTGAAAACATTTCCTTCAACAACGGGGATGACAACATTGCCATTAAAGCCGGACGCGACCACGACGGACGTGCTTCCAAGCGCAGCAGCCAAAACATTGTGATCAGGAACTGCAAGTTCATGGGCCTGCACGGCGTGGTGATGGGCAGCGAGATGTCGGCGGGCGTACGGAATGTGTTTATTGATGACTGCTCCTTTGCCGGTAAACTCAAGCGCGGCATTTACCTAAAATCAAACGCCGATCGGGGTGGCGAGATCGCGAACATCTTCGTGAACAATGTTTCTTTTGGCGAAGTGGAAGACTGCATCATGATCACCTCCAAATACAAGAATGAAGGCCAAGGCTACCAAACCGACATTCATGATATTTACTTCAACAACATCACTTGCCAAAAGGCAACAGGTACCGGCATTTTGGTAGAAGGTTTTGAGGAAAAGAAAGTTCGCAACCTGTCTCTCAAAAACATCAGCATTGAAAAAGTGAATGTACCCATCAGCATCACAAATGCCGAGGGAGTGGAGATGCAGGATGTGTGGTTCGGGGGCAAAAAGGGGCTTACCACCAGTAAGTAA
- the rlmF gene encoding 23S rRNA (adenine(1618)-N(6))-methyltransferase RlmF, with protein MLPKKKEHPKEKAELHPRNKHRERYNFAQLIKGTPALSRFVSLNAFKDESIDFFNPEAVKTLNKALLKHFYGISYWDIPQGYLTPPIPGRADYIHHLADLLSSSNPAGKKNKIPRGAHIKCLDIGVGANCVYPIIGNREYGWSFVGADIDPVSVDSAKKIVENNPVLKGQIECRLQPNPKDIFRGVFQKDERFDITLSNPPFHASAAEAQSGSIRKLRNLKQQNTKKPVLNFGGQSNELWCAGGEETFIANMIKQSKEFASSCFWFTTLVSKSTNLKGTYKALETVGAAEVKTIPMSQGNKISRMVAWTFLTPNQQKEWVQTRW; from the coding sequence ATGCTTCCTAAAAAGAAAGAACATCCCAAAGAGAAAGCCGAGCTACACCCCCGCAACAAGCATCGGGAGCGCTATAACTTTGCCCAACTGATCAAGGGCACCCCTGCGCTCTCCCGGTTTGTGAGTTTGAACGCCTTTAAGGATGAATCTATTGATTTCTTCAACCCCGAGGCGGTGAAAACGCTGAACAAGGCCTTGTTGAAGCACTTTTACGGCATTTCGTACTGGGACATTCCCCAAGGCTATCTCACCCCACCCATTCCCGGAAGAGCAGATTACATTCATCACCTCGCAGATTTATTGAGCAGCTCTAACCCTGCAGGCAAGAAAAACAAAATACCCAGAGGAGCGCACATCAAGTGCCTGGATATAGGAGTGGGAGCTAACTGCGTGTACCCCATCATCGGAAACCGAGAATATGGATGGTCTTTTGTAGGGGCCGACATTGACCCTGTTTCCGTTGATTCTGCTAAAAAGATAGTGGAAAACAACCCTGTTTTAAAAGGGCAGATAGAATGCCGCTTACAACCAAACCCAAAAGACATTTTTAGGGGTGTTTTTCAAAAAGACGAACGTTTTGATATAACTCTGAGCAACCCTCCTTTTCATGCCTCAGCGGCTGAGGCCCAGTCTGGCTCTATCCGGAAATTGAGGAACCTGAAGCAGCAGAACACTAAGAAACCCGTCCTGAATTTCGGGGGACAAAGCAATGAATTGTGGTGCGCTGGGGGTGAAGAAACCTTTATCGCTAACATGATTAAGCAGAGCAAAGAATTTGCCTCTTCCTGTTTCTGGTTTACCACGTTGGTATCCAAAAGTACAAACCTTAAAGGCACTTATAAAGCTTTAGAAACGGTGGGCGCGGCGGAGGTGAAAACAATCCCCATGAGCCAGGGAAATAAGATCAGCCGCATGGTGGCCTGGACTTTTCTCACTCCTAACCAGCAAAAGGAATGGGTACAAACGAGGTGGTAA